TGACATTCGCAAACCAGTCAAATTTACCCAATAATCTACACAATGAATGGGACCCAACATTTCCAGCTCTATATCTTTTAATTGATGAATCCACCTTTTTCGTGATTAACCACttcgtttggctctgctaacttcAATTAGGCCAGAGTTAGTGAAGTGGAAATTACATACGCCCAATTATGCAAAGGTATTTTACCAAGTAACTAACTACAtatgtaccaagtctcagctaGTTACTTGGCAAATTAACTTTGCTTAATTGGGAGGATGTGATTTTGGTCTTCCTTTCACTTTTCCACTTAGTTAAcataattggagttagcagagccaaacgcagCTAACAGTggcgaagtggtcaattacgaaagGTGGATTGGGCACCATCTTATAAATGTACTTGTTCACGATGACCTAAAACGACCCGGTCTCAATTGACCTTTAAGCCACACTGAAGATGCAAACTTATCTAACACATTCTGTGTATACGAAGAAGCATCTTAAACAGTTCTGAAAAAGTGATGACAGAGCAGtatatgctgatatcagcagtagcaagttacttcatcaacgctcatatcagcagtagcaaattacttcatcaatgctcatCAGCAGTagcaagttacttcatcaacgctcatatcagcagtagcaaATTACTCCATCAatgctcatatcagcagtagcaaattacttcatcaatgctcatatcagcagtagcaagttacttcatcaatgctcatatcagcagtagcaaattactttatcaatgctgatatcagcagtagcaaattacttcatcaatgctgatatcagcagtagcaaattacttcatcaatgctgatatcagcagtagcaaattacttcatcaatgctcatatcagTAGTAGCAAGTtactttatcaatgctcatatcagcagtagcaagttacttcatcaatgctcatatcagcagtagcaaGTTACTTCATCAAAGCTCATATCAGTAGTagcaagttacttcatcaatgctcatatcagcagtagcaagttactttatcaatgctcatatcagcagtagcaagttacttcatcaatgctcatatcagcagtagcaagttactttatcaatgctcatatcagcagtagcaagttacttcatcaatgctcatatcagTAGTAGCAAGTtactttatcaatgctcatatcagcagtagcaagttacttcatcaatgctcatatcagcagtagcaagttacttcatcaaagctcatatcagcagtagcaagttacttcatcaatgctcatatcagcagtagcaaattactttatcaacgctcatatcagcagtagcaaattacttcatcaatgctcatatcagcagtagcaagttacttcatcaacgcgatatcagcagtagcaaaTTAATTCATCAaagctcatatcagcagtaggaagttacttcatcaatgctcatatcagcagtagcaaattacttcatcaatgctcatatcagcagtagcaagttacttcatcaacgcgatatcagcagtagcaaaTTAATTCATCAaagctcatatcagcagtaggaagttacttcatcaatgctcatatcaacagtagcaaattacttcatcaatgctcatatcagcagtagcaagttacttcatcaacgcgatatcagcagtagcaaaTTAATTCATCAaagctcatatcagcagtaggaagttacttcatcaatgctcatatcaacagtagcaaattacttcatcaatgctcatatcagcagtagcaagttacttcatcaatgctcatatcaacagtagcaaattacttcatcaatgctcatatcagTAGTagcaagttacttcatcaacgctcatatcagcagtagcaaATTAATTCATCAaagctcatatcagcagtaggaagttacttcatcaacgctcatatcagcagtagcaaATTAATTCATCAaagctcatatcagcagtaggaagttacttcatcaatgctcatatcaACAGTagcaagttacttcatcaatgctcatatcagTAGTagcaagttacttcatcaatgctcatatcagTAGTagcaagttacttcatcaatgctcatatcaacagtagcaaattacttcatcaatgctcatatcagcagtagcaagttacttcatcaacgctcatatcagcagtagcaaGTTACTTTATCAacgctcatatcagcagtagcaaGTTACTTCGTCAAtcgtgatatcagcagtagcaaaTTActtcaatgctgatatcagtagtagcaaGTTACTTCAttaatgctgatatcagtagtaaataaataaattatatagcgccttttccagaggattcaaagcgctgtaatttcgctgcgtggtgaatcatcacaatcagatcgcatcaactaggctggatGCAGCCGAAcatggcgcaaacctatccgcacttagattgtaacatccacccattttctgcagctcctcaaattccattgggtggaggaagtttttgataaccaagcaactaatcaccgatttttgaaagcaggaggaaaccggaaatcccggagaaaacctgcgagagcgagcatggatcgggataaaccaagtgcacaggtcttgggcacggccgggccttgaacccgggacctcagtggtgcaaggcgagggaactaccgctgcgccaactcgctcccccccccccccaagtagtAGCAAGTTACTTCATAAAATAATACTGATATTACTATAAAGTACAGTGGCAGTGACATATGACATGCATCAGGAACATTCATTTGGAAacatatctataggcctataatgcgtaaaaatttcaaataattataaatataattaatatataaTAGGGAATCGAAGGAagaatattataattataatattaatacatttagACTCATGatctttatttttaaatacaaattcTTTCCGCTGCCCTGGATCATAGATCCGTATAGCCCAGAGTCTCCGcgtgaatattttttttcaacatttataaTATTCACTGAatcacaataacaaaaccaacctTAATATTAAAGCGACGTAGGCCTAATGAATGATTTTAATTATCCATTTAAATAGCTATAAATAAGTCATATTGACAGCACAAATTGGACCGATTTCCTGTTCATGATCAAAATCTCGTCACTAATTGCATATTATATTCCTTTAAATAGTTAATTATTTACACACAAACTGAAGCAGGGATCAAGAGACTTTGAATAACAgtgatattcatgatatttgacttagcgtcttaagggctggggtatgaacgtttcgacagtatttattttgggacatcagagcacatcagacatatcgaattgcattctgaatacgaagaatgtccttctgatatcaaataattttgatttttgaaattcgcaatttaatacacattttatggcaaatcattaaaattgatatttttgatatttaacagtactcgaagtacactttataaatctgatgatttatatttgaagtgtatgtaggtgggatgaaaagccgacgatcaattgaaaattttgacctttcgtgttgaagatatggatttttttcccaaaacgccaaaataaaaaaggcctttttgggaacaaaatccatatcttcaatatgaaaggtcaaaattttcaattgaccgtcggcttttcctcctgctacatacactttaagaatatgtcattagatttatataatttacttcgaggactgttatatatcaaaatttgaaaaatatcaaattttataatttgtcataaaatttgtattatattgtgattttcaaaaatgaaaattatttgatatcagaaagacatgcttcgtattcagaatgcaattcgataggtctgaggtgctctcatgtcccacaaaatactgtcgaaacgcaataaacgctcattttagatcccttaaaccatGTTTAAGAAAACGAAATATCATTGTTCTTAGATATAATTGCGAAAATAGGCCTAGCGGTGAAATTTATCGTCAGGAATATATCGCATGTTATACCGGTAGCGCACGGATGGAACCAGGCAGGAACAATAAGCGCTAAGTCATTACAGTAAAAATTACTGCCAAAGGGCGATTGATcgatattcaacatgttcaaacactGCACGCACAAAGCTTGAaagcaaataaatgaataatatttATGCTTGCATAGTTCTCACGTAGATAGGTATAAAGCTCTCAAATTAATAATCCATCAATATTGTATTCTTTCATTTATAGCAATTCTTTGCATGGGACATAAATGTTCGTGTATTTAAACTACAGCTTAAAATATTCACAAAAACAACATGCAGATAATAATTACTATTATGCAAGAGCTTGCAGGTGACAACCCCCCAAATAAGCCTAAAGCTAGTATTTGACATGCACAGTGTAAAAACTACTTTTACATTCTAGAGCGTGTTTATTAAATCTATAAATATCCACAATTTAGTAATTCAATTGTATTGAATATCAATACTACTGCATGTCAAGATTTTGGCCCTTTGACCCCAGACACTAAGTAGTAGGCAAAGGAATGTCGTGTTGCTACAGGGAGTCTATACATGAAAATATATTGTGAACACTGAAATAGAGAGTTGAGACAGAGTTATATTGTCAAACGTAAACGGCTTCTTCCTTTTTAATACCGGTGCGTCCACCGTTACCATGGGAACGCTAGGAGTAAGATAAAAGCTGTGAACTTTGTTTGTACCGGGATACGTGTTACGGATCAAGTGCTTGATTTAATAACCTGTTGCACCTGCACCTGCAATAGATGTATCGGCATGATGTCTAAATATTTGCGATGACGAGTGGCTATTAAGCGATTGTGTGTCTGATTCCGTTTTATTGGTCTTTTATATGAGCTGTCTGCGATTATAAATCAGATATACCAGTTGGCCATGCTGCATCTTGGCTATACACTCTCGTCTAGTCAGAGAACAAAACATTTGCACAGTAATCATCATGATTTATGAAATGAGCGAGAGGCAACATCATTACACGCCTGAGCCATCTACCTAAGGTGGTGCTACGCAGTTAACCTTGCTATTTTTTATACGGACGTTAAACTGAACACTTCAAGAGAACAAGTGGTACGATCTAAATCTAAAACTGCTCATACCGCAAATTGGTTAACATGATAATAAGAACTTGAGAATCAGATATTAGGCAAAAGTGATAGAACACAGAATATATAGACGAATCTGTGGACGGACAGAAGATGAATGAATGTACATCGTAGTTTTTATGGAGTTCCCGCAATAAGAGCTAAGATCTATATCTGCAGACAGCTACTGACTACATCCTAAAGAGAAATTACGCTGCCCATTCCGATTTCCAAGACTGCACTCAATCACCGCATATCCTGCCGACATGGACATGATGGAGACGGATCTGAGTCGATCGCTGACAGCTTTAGGTATTACGCCATATCAAGGCAGTGCCTTTGACCTCAGGGTAGATCTTAACTATCGGAACATGCAACGCCTGCCAAATGATCTCTTCAAACTTGTAGAGCTTCAGTGGCTTAACCTCAACGTCAACAAGCTTCGAGATCTTCCACAAGGAATGTCTGCTCTGAAGAAACTTAAGTGGTTATATCTGGAGAATAACTGCTTTGACAAGTTTCCAAGAGTACTCTGTGAACTGAAAGACTTAATGAAGTTGTACTTCAGCAACAATACAGTAAGGAATCTACCCATTCAAGTTAGACAACTCACCCACTTACGTCTACTGGACCTGTCTGATAACAACCTCTCAGAGTTCCCTATGGAACTTTGCACGGATTCTCTATGCAATTTAGAAAAGTTGTTTTTAGATAATCATAATTTCACAAGTCTACCAGCTCaaatttcagctctgaaaggaTTGAAGTTGCTATGGTTGAATGATAATAAGTTAGAATGGTTACCACAGAGTTTGTGTGAGCTAGTTGAGTTGGAAGAACTTCAGGTAAAGAACAGTTGTCTGATGTACTTGCCGGCATACTTGACCAGCAGACTCAGTAAGCTTCAGACGTTCGAGTGGAAAGGATGTCCATTGATTGCTGGTGTCCAGGAAGCATTGGAAGATGGATTGGATGGTCTCAGGGGTAAGCTTATAGTATAGTTAATCTCTTTTTCTTGGGAATCCGTTTTGGCAGGGACACGTGGATTAGAACCACTTGTCCAAGTCCAATATGCAGAAACCCCCGGGGTCACCTAAGAATAATATAGACTAAATTAGATAAGATTAAAGATCTCTAACAGTTTTTTGAAGGATCTCATTTCTCAGAGAACTTTCGTCAATTTCCTGAATCAAGACTTCTATTGTTCCAACAGTTCTTTGAGCAGTTTTCGAAAATGGGTTCCGCACACTCCTACCAATGCCAAATTAATGTTGGTGTGCACCACAGAAAGTATTTCcaaaatgaccccccccccataccATAAAATCAGCATCTTATTGACATATCCATATAATATCTTCTGTTTCAGAATACCAGAGAAAACTCAACGAAGAAATAGAGCAGGAAAACAAGGTGCAATTTCGAAGTGAGAAAGGTGGGAGTTGGGATCGCCCATGTTACAGGATGCGTACCAGACCAAGAGGTGTGGCCATTATCATCGATAACTTCTGCTCCATGGAATGGCCTACAGGAGATTCCTCCAGGAATGCATCCAGGGCTACTCCAACAACAAGTGGCAGACATAGTGGTGCTAGTGATGCGGGAAGTGATGATATCGGGAGCACGGAGGAAGGAGACAGCACTGGTAAGTAAATGTTCAATATTAAAACCCATatgagaactacatgccgattggttaaaatgaatattgtgtcaaattttgaaccaatcaaggaaggTATTAATAAGTTCAtgtgcaaatgcaagtttgaccataaagtcatttaaagcctagtcataattggcaattgaaatgagtatttcaattatcaaccaatcagaaatgctgttagatgaccagtagtgtccagggggttaagggCTTGGAACACGTCTCACACTTGGCAGAAGCGCCAAATGATTCCGATATTACGTAATTGTATTAAATTTCTCTACTTTGGTTGGTACTTTTCGGCAATCTGTCGATAACTTGGTAGCGTCAATTTGGATTAGTCCATGAACAGACAGTAATAGTTTTCATATCCAAAGATGGCCTTTGAATCTTCAACAACAAATGACAACTTCTGTTTCTCATTATATTTTCTGTCCGCAGATAAACTTCGCAACACACTCATTAAGCTTGGTTTCAACGTCCGTGTAATGCGAGGGCTCATGTCACTCGATATAATCTCAGCACTACGCTTTCTCAGTCTAGAAGACCATTCTTACTTCGATTCCCTAGTTGTGTGTATTCTGTCTCACGGTACAGAAACAACCATTGTTGGACCTGATGGTATTGCGGTAGATATCAAGCAACTCACCGACATATTCAGCAGCGAGAATTGCCCCATGCTTGCTCATAAACCAAAGCTGTTTTTCCTTCAGATGTTAGAGAACAAAAATAGTAAACACACGGAGAAGTCGTCTCCTCGTCGATCTCCAACATTCGATAGTGAAACACCACCTCCTCCTCCACCTCCGCAAATATTGCTCCCAGATGATCCAGATTTTCTGTTAACATTTGCTCTAGTTCCAAAATCAGCCATCAGCGAATCGAAACAGAGCGTGTATCATTTCTATGTTGGGGTACTCTTCGGAATGCTGGAAAGGTTTGCGAGGAAGCTAAATTTGTTGGATGTTATGACTACTGTGCACAGTGAAATCAAACGGATTAGGTTGTCCACGGACAAGGCTAGTAGCGTCCACATTACACCGCGATTACAATCCACATTGAAGTACAATGTGTATCTTAGTGTCCATTCTAGTTCTGCTGTCCATGCCAAATAAGAGAAGCAATGAATGCTAGTGTTTCTATTGGTTAAGTTTTTAGCAAGTTCACCGTCGGACAAGTTAAGAACTAACAAGCTTTCGTCATGAGTagcagctctgacttcttcagaagAATAAGGCACGTAGGCCacccttgcctactggtggctctgaaaagagccgttcactgaagactgccccgtgtcaacagagaacaagcagacctcgcctatctgctaatgtaaaaggtttggtggctctgaaaagagccgttcactgagaGTCGCTATTGTTTATatcaagcagtcaagttagctcaattatcGTTAGAATATATgcaaggaactaactgcttgATTACCAGATAGAATAGTGTAAAACAAAAGTGCAAATTGCGAAAGCATTATGtaatacaaaaaaaacccgaaAGCGTGTTATACTTACCACTCAATGCAATACCAATATTCTcgtgtgttgcttatcttcgagtttTGAGTTTCGATTCAtattttcgagtctcgagtctcatatttcgagtttcaagTCTAatatatcgagtttcgagtctcatatttcgagtttcgagtctaatATATCGCGTTTCGAGTCTAatatatcgagtttcgagtctcatatttcgagtttcgagtctaatatatcgagtttcgagtctaattatatcgagtttcgagtctcatatttcgagtttcgagtctaatatatcgagtttcgagtctcatatttcgagtttcgagtctaatAGTAatatatcgagtttcgagtttcatatttcgagtttcgagtttaatACTCAAAAATTTGACCCTAGACTCGAAACTCAagactcgaaaatttgactcgagactcgaaaatgAGCAACACACATTCTCGAGACTCGAAAATTTTACTCGAGACttgaaactcgagactcgaaaatttgaTTCGAGACTCGAAGATAAGCAACGCACAATATTCTCAACACTCAAAATTGCTCAACAAGGCCACATCTATATAGAATAGAACCCCAACCACACACTCACATACCCCCTCACACACCAACCCCTCACACCCCCCCACCCGCATCAtaaccacacacacccctacgcCTAATACTAATCTTCACTCCAACGCACCCACCCAAGCAATGTACGTTACGAATACATTACCAATAGCTCCATTTGATAgcagagccattccatgtcaactcctgggatatatatcgagtttcgagtctcatatttcgagtttcgagtctaatatatcgagtttcgagtctaattatatcgagtttcgagtctcatatttcgagtttcgagtctaatatatcgagtttcgagtctcatatttcgagtttcgagtctaatAGTAatatatcgagtttcgagtttcatatttcgagtttcgagtttaatAGACTCCAAAAATTTGACCCTAGACTCGAAACTCAagactcgaaaatttgactcgagactcgaaaatgAGCAACACACATTCTCGAGACTCGAAAATTTTACTCGAGACttgaaactcgagactcgaaaatttgaTTCGAGACTCGAAGATAAGCAACGCACAATATTCTCAACACTCAAAATTGCTCAACAAGGCCACATCTATATAGAATAGAACCCCAACCACACACTCACATACCCCCTCACCCACCAACCcctcacacccccccccccccccacccgcatcataaccacacacacccctacgcCTAATACTAATCTTCACTCCAACGCACCCACCCAAGCAATGTACGTTACGAATAGCTCCATTTGATAgcagagccattccatgtcaactcctgagAATATTACCGCAGCACCTttaaattttttactttttttgaccaccctgaaaaccaatgtcagacattttgccctaccatcaacttcaggtatgttgaaaatatgttcttggacaacatttctgagagatattggctttggaaCTCGATGACTtagctttaaaaacatcagttaggtttgcctactcacatatatgtcattccaaccacatcaacaaaatgggttggttggtcagtggtcatccctcaaattttgctgaaaatctgtATTGGggttctagcatacctctatgagcataatgaacacatggaaaaaaaaatgaatgctcaactccaagcggtttgggagatatggcttgtcaaaatttggccatCAGACCCATTTTGCTCTCTCCAAGTTGCGTgttgaattagtagcgttttggaacactcatTGACTTTGCAAAAGATATTATGCTGAAAAGTACTAACTGGGGTGACTTTTACCAGAAAAACAGAATCTGGCCTCAGAAACAGTGCAACTTATCTCTagttatgggtctctcaaaaccttGCTTCAttctgtcaaaattttatttgtcaaaagaggttttgagagacccataacttCTTCAGTAGATGAGATACAATGTTTCTGAGTCAAGATTCTGCTTTCTGGGTAAAAGTCACCCTAGGTGATActtttcagcttaatatctttttcgcaaagtcaaaatatgagtgttccaaaacgctactaattcaacgacgcaacttgagagagcaaaaagtggggcctgggccaaattttgacaagccatatctccaaagccccttggagttgagcattaattttttttccatGTGTTTATTATGCTCATAgcggtatgctagaaatgattttcagcaaaatttgagtggatgaccactgaccaaccaacccattttgttgatgtggttggaatgacatatatgtgagtaggcaaacctaactgatgtttttaaagcaaagtcatcgagtcccaaagccaatatctctcagaaatgttgtccaagaacatattttcaacatacctgaagttgatggtggggcaaaatgtctgacattggttttcaggggggtcaaaatgtacaattggagttttgcatgggtaatatctcagctaaaagtattctaataggctcaatatgggataagagtaatgtcctaccaaagggctctgactggccaaaaaatggataataaaattatttttacttttggagttctgacc
The Amphiura filiformis chromosome 3, Afil_fr2py, whole genome shotgun sequence DNA segment above includes these coding regions:
- the LOC140147889 gene encoding uncharacterized protein, which produces MDMMETDLSRSLTALGITPYQGSAFDLRVDLNYRNMQRLPNDLFKLVELQWLNLNVNKLRDLPQGMSALKKLKWLYLENNCFDKFPRVLCELKDLMKLYFSNNTVRNLPIQVRQLTHLRLLDLSDNNLSEFPMELCTDSLCNLEKLFLDNHNFTSLPAQISALKGLKLLWLNDNKLEWLPQSLCELVELEELQVKNSCLMYLPAYLTSRLSKLQTFEWKGCPLIAGVQEALEDGLDGLREYQRKLNEEIEQENKVQFRSEKGGSWDRPCYRMRTRPRGVAIIIDNFCSMEWPTGDSSRNASRATPTTSGRHSGASDAGSDDIGSTEEGDSTDKLRNTLIKLGFNVRVMRGLMSLDIISALRFLSLEDHSYFDSLVVCILSHGTETTIVGPDGIAVDIKQLTDIFSSENCPMLAHKPKLFFLQMLENKNSKHTEKSSPRRSPTFDSETPPPPPPPQILLPDDPDFLLTFALVPKSAISESKQSVYHFYVGVLFGMLERFARKLNLLDVMTTVHSEIKRIRLSTDKASSVHITPRLQSTLKYNVYLSVHSSSAVHAK